In the genome of Methanomassiliicoccales archaeon, the window CTGCTGGGTGATGCGTATTCGCTTCAGCGACGAGAGAACCTCATTCAATGTTCGCTTATTAACTTTGTCCTTCAATTGGACGTGGACCCTATACACTTTCTCAGGGGATGCGGCCTTGATCTGGCGTACCTCTTCGCGGGTGGAATATCGCAATGGTCCCACGACCTCGACCATGTCCGGGGAGCTATCGTTGACCTCCTTGAGCAGGGCGGTAAGGTCCAGATCGCGTTTCTTAGGGTGACGCACCTCGAGCACGAACGGTCTGCCATTTCCGAGCATGCGGGCATCGATGTCCTCCCGTCCCATGCCGTGGAAGAAGTGATCTTCTCCTTGCGCAGCGCGGAGCAGAGGTGCGCCGATGATCTCTTGCACGCTGGTCTGGTACATCTTGCCGGTGCCGCCGCACTTCTGGCATCCCTTGCCGCGGCACATGTTGCAAGGCCAGCGCGTCTGCGGTATCTCTCTTGATAGCTTCTTGTAGCGGCCGTAGACGAACAACGGGGCGACGTCCAGAGACACGTGGCTGAAACGGGTGTCCACCAGCGCCACAACCTCCGGGGCGGCGAACTCCACCTTCTTGCCGGTCCTCTCCTCCACCAGCTTGCCGATCTCCTGGTTGAGCTCGGCTTTTATGGTCTCCGCTTTCTCCTGGCCGACGTCCGACCAGACCCTTTCCTCTCTCTCGGTGACCAGGGGGTCGACCCGCGTCCCGACCAGGAAATTGTGATACTCGATGGAGGAGAGCTTCTCCTCCACCGCCTCCGCGAAGCGAGGCACCATGTCGAAGAGCTCCTCGCAGACGAAGCATTTCTGATGAGGGACGAGCGGCTCCTTTTCCTCCAAGGCGCGTTGGAAGTCCAATGCCATGCGCAGGGACTTGCCTCTTTCTTCATTGGAGAGGCCGGTGTCCACGTGCGCGAAGATGCGCCCTAGGCAGTGATCGCACAGGTCGCGTTGCAGCGCCTTCTCCGCCCGCTCTAGTAACTCGTTCATTTCAGGGTGCGTGAAAGCGGGCCGCTTTAAAACCTCTTGCCTTCTTGCGCCTGTACTAGTGGCCGATCTCCAGACCGTCCGGTGGTCCCCGATGTGCACCAAGACGGTGAAGTCTCACTTAATAACATATTGATTTAAATACTGAATATGCTTAACACGATGATGATGCTTAATGACATACTAGACGAACTCCGGAGCACGCTTCTGGATCGCGCGAACCTAAGGAGCCTTCCCGAGTCCGTCTGGAAACAGGTGGCGATCCTGAACACCTGGGGCACCAACTCCATCGAAGGGAACACCCTCAGCCTAGAGGAGGTGCGCGTCGTGCTGGAGGCGCAGCGGAGTGTCCCCGGACGGCCTATCCGAGACGTCATCGAGACGGTGCAGCACGAGGCGGCGTTTCGCGGGCTCCTGCTTCGGCTGGACGCTCCGATCACGCTCGTCACAGTGAAAGAGTTGCACGAGCAGGTGTTCAGAGGGATCAAGGTCGATGCCGGTCAGTGGAGAAGGGTCAATGTGCGGATTGCTGGCAGCAAGCACACCCCGCCCCGCCTGGAGAAGGTGGTGGTGGAGATGGAGAAGTGGGAGAGGGCTTACGACCAGAAGGACCGCGATGGCACGAACGTTTTCGCATTGGCGGCTCAGATGCACTCCGAGTTCGAGAGGATACATGCCTTCAGCGACGGGAATGGAAGGGTGGGGAGGCTGCTTCTGAACCTCCACTTCCTCAAGCACAACTGGCCGCCGGTGAGCGTCACGCCTATCGAACGGAAGCGATACCTTGACGCGCTGGAGAAGGCCGACGACGGCGATCCGAGGGAACTGGAGGCGTTGCTCAGGGTGCTGATGGCCTCTTCCTTGCTAGCATTGCTGGACCAAGTGGGTACCGCCGAGGATGCGCTCGTACCTCTGAGAGAGCTGGAGAAGGGCGCGGACCGCTCGGCGAAGTATCTTTCGCTGCGCGCCGGCCAGGGCTATCTTCCGGCGGTCAAGAGGAAAGGGGATTGGCTGTCGAGCAAGAGGGCGCTTCGCCTCTATGACCAGTACCATGCCCGCGGCTAAGGCTCGAATCCCATCTCTACGATCCTCAGCTTCCCTCGACTGCGCTCCAGGAAGCGGTACACGGTGGCGTGCTCGCTGCCCCGCAGAATCATGTCCACCGCTCTCCTGGCGACATCCACCTGCTCCGGCTGTCCGATCATGCCGATGGTGCTGCCGTAGACCGAGACCGTAGCTCCGGTCAGCTCTTCGATGAGGCGCCTGGTCTTGCCGTTGGAGCCTATGACCCTGGCCCTCAGCCTGACCAGGTGCTCGGCCTTGCCGCCCACGTAATCCTTCATGTCGATGAGCTCCAGGTACTCCATGTCGTCCAGGAGGCGGTAGGCGTTCTGAGGGCTGAAGCCCCGGCCTATGGCCTTGACGATGTCCAAGGCCTTCATGCCCGCGACCGGATCGTCCGGATTCTCTTCCACGACCGAGACCTCTCCTTCGGCATCGATGATGAGCTTCAGGCCCAAGCGGGATTCGATGAACGCCTTGGTCTCGCCCTCAGCGCCTATCAATGCTCCGATCCTTTCCTTGGGGATGCGTACCGCTTTCATTTCTTTCCCTTCGTTATCTGCTTGAGAGTAGTCTCATCGTCCAGCACGTCCACGTCCAGAGAGCGGAAGTAGCGGTTGACGTTGCTTATATCCCTTCTCAGGAACTCAATGGCGTTGGGATGGTCGAGCGTCATCGCTTGGCCGCAGTCGATTATCACCGGGCCGTCCATCCAGAGGATGTTGTATTCGCTCAGGTCCCCGTGCACGAGCTTCGCCTTCTGATAGGCGAGGCGCATGTACTTGAGGATGAGCTTGTAGGTCTTCGTCGGCTCTTCCAGGATGACGTTGCGGAGCATGGGGGCGGGCATGTCCTCCGTGCCGAGGTATTCCATGAGCAGGAGGTTGTTGTGGAATCTGATCGCCGCTGGCACGCGGACCTTGGCCTCCTGAAGGCGAAGCAGGTTGCGATACTCCTTCGTCGCCCAGGCCATGATGATCTTGCGCCTTGATCCTCGCAGTCCGATGAACCTCTGGTCCCCCTCGATATAGCGGGCGATGCGCTTGAACGTCAAGTTGGAGGTGCGGTAGATCTTCAGGGCGAAGCGCTTGCCTTCCGGCGAGGTTATTCGGAAGACGTTCGCCTCCTTGCCAGTGGAGATGGGAAAATCGACCGATTCTATGTAGCCCTCCTTCATCAGCTTGTATATGCTCATCAGGGCAGGTTTGTCGAAGACCTCGTCCAAAGTCTTGCGGTCCTCCGCATCGACCGCGCCGTACTCCTTCGACTTGATGCGCTGCACCGTGTGCTCGAGCGTTCTATAAGCGTCGTCTTGGCGAGGCATCTTGCCTCCTTCCTTCCTAGAAGACGTCCAAGCTCTTCGGCAGCGCCTTCTTCCGACTAAGGTAAGAAGCCTGCGTCTTCGTGTAGCGGTAGCGGATGTCGGCCTTCTCGTCCTGGAAGTCCCAGGGCTTGACGATGACCAGGTCGCCCTCTCGGATCCACATGCGCTTGCGGATCTTGCCCGGGATGCGGCCCATGCGCGACTTGCCGTCGGCGCACATGACCTTGATCCTCGAGGCGCCAAGGAGCTGATCGGCGATGCCGAACATCTCCCCCTCCTTCTTGTTCGGGTAGGGGGTGCGGAGGATCTCCTCCTGGACCGCGGCCGCGTCCTGTGGTTTCTTGTATTTATTATCTGGACTCAAACTGTGCCTCCGTGAGGTATTTGGCACATAAGGAGTGCGTATATAAAAGGATACGCTGGAAGGGGTGGGAGGGGAGGGCGAGAAGAGCGGCGCTCATTGTGCGTTGTGGATAGTGAGGGCCTCGACTGGATGGCGGTTGGCGAACTCGATGGCCGCCAAGGTTTAAGTAGCGCGTCCATATAATGAGGCAAACCCAAGCTCCCGTAGTGTAGTCCGGTCAATCATGTTGGCCTTTCGAGTCAACGACTCGGGTTCAAATCCCGGCGGGAGCACTATCAACTATATCCAGACAAATAATCATTCTGCTTTATCAAAACGTTTTCTACACTTTGTGTCATGTTCATGGCTGGCTTCGACCATGCGGCGCATAGTCTCCTTCCGGCGTCGAACGCTTCTATGTCGGCGTAGAGCGTTGCGTAATGTCCAGCGATGAATACCCAAGCCGTTTCGGTTCGTTTGGCATCGAAGAGGGGTCTTCTTCACGGTCAAAGATGCGAAGGCGCTCCGGAAGTCCTTCAACCGGAAGGCGATCCCGGAGCACTCAACGAGGGATGCGGGAAAAAAGCCCCAGTTTTTCTGACCCTTGGGTCGGTGTTCTGGTTTCAGAGATATTGGCTCTAACGCTGAACTACTTATTCCATCGGATATCATGGTTAGCCAGTCGTTTCATTTCTATTACCCATAGGAAGGATTACTGGGGTTTAGCGTCAAAGCCATTTATGGCTTGCTTAGAAGCAGGCATCAGGGCAGTTGGCCGGCCCGGCCCCATCCTTGGGATGGACCAGAGCAATGCTCTCCTCATTGCCTCCGAGTATTTATCCATCCCCCAAATGTAGTTCGCCAATTTGATGGTCCCTAGGATCACGGAGGCGATGATCAGGAGGTAGAAGGCGAATGCGCTATCGGGCGTCAAGCCCAAGGTCAGAGACAAGAGGCCCAGCGTGCCAGCGATGCACATCAAGATGATTCCCAGCATACTTCGTCGGATACATGCTCTTGAAGTCAAGGACCAACAAGTCTAGGTCCCCCTCTAAGCGATATTGACTTCTCTACGTGGGTCTAACAAGAGCCAGGGGCCACGGATATCTTAAGATCCAGTTACTCGGAAGCGATGAAGTCAAGAAATAAGAAGGGGTTTCGCCGTTCGAAAGTCAAAGAGTGCATTTTTGGTTTTGATGGAGCGTCAAGAATAAATGTCTGGATAGGTCGAGATGCATTCCTCGGCGGGATCAATCAGCATTGCCTTGCGGATCACGTCGGAGGAGACGTCGACGACGATTGCCTCGAATCCTAGACGACGCAAGAATCTGGTAGAACGGCCGGCTCCGCATCCGAAGTCCAGTGCCCTTCCTCTTCGCACGTGCTCCGCGATGATCTCTGGCAGGTCTCTAAAGGCCAGATGGTAGGTGCCTGGGAATTCCAGCTTGGCATAGGATTCGGCGCGCTTCGCGTCCCCGTAGACGTTGGTGAACTCCATGCCCCCATCGCCCTGCCATTTTCTGGGGTGTTTACAATCATCCAGGTATTAAAGACCACAGCTGAGAGGTGAATCACTGATCCTCGATCTTTCGGGACACGATGCGTTCCATGCAACCGATCGAACGGAGCCCCTCCTCGATCATGAGCGAAGTCCAAGGACATGGTGGCCTGAAAGATCTCCTGAGTCGGATTGCCAATAAATCCCACAGGAGCATCCTCATAACCATCTGCCCGGGTCCCTCATCAAGGTCCGCCTGAGGGAGTTGCGCTCGTAGCAGATGAAAGCATCAGCCAATCTAAGAGTGGCAACATCTTGATCTCAACGCCCTCGTGCTCCACGACCTCATCGCGGTCCATGTTGATGAGCAGACGGTACTTGGCCTTCAGCTCGGCGGAGCACTTGCTCAATCCTGTCAGCTCGCGCCTCAGAGTGCGCTCGTTCGCCAGGTCATAGCACACCTGGACCGCCTTCACCGCTTCCAGTCCACGCAGCACCACGAAATCCACTTCCGCTCCGGAACGATCCTTCCAATATCGCAATTGCTCGCCCGGCAGCATCTTGCGCATCAGCTCCAAGCAGACCAGGTTCTCCATACTCCTCCCCATATCGCCGGTCCCTAGGATGGCGTAGTGCAGTCCAACATCGCCTGCATATACCTTCCTTGGATACTGCGTCCTGTCCTTCACGCTCATGGAGTGTATCTGCAGGAAATGGAAGAGCATGCTGTCTCCCGCGGCCTTCTCCAGCTCTAGTATCTTGTCCTTGCCGATCTTGAACCCCACGCTCTTAAGGAAGTTCAGGCAGGCGGTGGCGGAGAAGTAGGGGCTTTGCAGGAGGTATTTCCCAAAGAGGTCTACCAATGCTGGATCGGTGCCGGTAGCGCCGGCCACATCCAAAGCGAGTATCTCGCGCTGGTATTCGGACAGGATGCGCACTCTCTCCAGCTCAGTCTTCTGCAACACCACTTCTGGAAAGCTGCCGTATCGCAGGTGGTCCTCGAGCGCCCTTTCCAGCTTTCCTGTTCCTGCCGTCGTCCTTTCGACCTTCACTCCCGTGAACCGGAGCCTCTCCCGGTAGGAGAGGGGGAGGACATCGAAGTATACGGAGCGGCCGCGAAGCGGACGGCTGGGCGTGCGGATGTTGCTTCTCGATGACGTCACGATGATGTGCAGATGATCTTTGGCAAGCTCGTGCATTCGTGCCAACCAGCCATCCCAATCCTTCGCCGCGGTGATTTCGTCTATCAGAAGGTATCCTTCGTCCCCGAAGCGCTTGATTACCTGGTCCAGGAGATTCGGCTCGTTCTTCAACCGACTGTCCTCGGCGTTCACGAAGGTGGCGCTCTCGCCCTTGGAGATCAGTCGCTGCAGGATGAGCATCAGCAGGCTCGACTTGCCTGACCTTCTGACCCCGGTGAGGGTGACGATCTTGTTCTTCGATGACCCTATTACCATATCCAGTGGTAGGTCTCGAGGGATAAGCACTTTCTTCGCCGCATATTCGTTCCATTCATCAAGGATAGGGGCTATTTCCATTGAATCGTCCTATTGTAGGACGCAATATATAAATTTTCGTCCTGCCGTAGGACGATTTGAAGGACGGAAGGCCCTCCCTAAGCCTTAGGTCCCGAT includes:
- a CDS encoding tRNA pseudouridine(54/55) synthase Pus10, producing MNELLERAEKALQRDLCDHCLGRIFAHVDTGLSNEERGKSLRMALDFQRALEEKEPLVPHQKCFVCEELFDMVPRFAEAVEEKLSSIEYHNFLVGTRVDPLVTEREERVWSDVGQEKAETIKAELNQEIGKLVEERTGKKVEFAAPEVVALVDTRFSHVSLDVAPLFVYGRYKKLSREIPQTRWPCNMCRGKGCQKCGGTGKMYQTSVQEIIGAPLLRAAQGEDHFFHGMGREDIDARMLGNGRPFVLEVRHPKKRDLDLTALLKEVNDSSPDMVEVVGPLRYSTREEVRQIKAASPEKVYRVHVQLKDKVNKRTLNEVLSSLKRIRITQQTPTRVAHRRADLAREREIVDLVVEEFDDEDLVLRLRTESGTYVKEFVHGDQGRTRPSLSELLGVACEVKALDVIEVADQARDQHGKIITRPEEEVEADTQQAPKR
- a CDS encoding ATP-binding protein; this translates as MEIAPILDEWNEYAAKKVLIPRDLPLDMVIGSSKNKIVTLTGVRRSGKSSLLMLILQRLISKGESATFVNAEDSRLKNEPNLLDQVIKRFGDEGYLLIDEITAAKDWDGWLARMHELAKDHLHIIVTSSRSNIRTPSRPLRGRSVYFDVLPLSYRERLRFTGVKVERTTAGTGKLERALEDHLRYGSFPEVVLQKTELERVRILSEYQREILALDVAGATGTDPALVDLFGKYLLQSPYFSATACLNFLKSVGFKIGKDKILELEKAAGDSMLFHFLQIHSMSVKDRTQYPRKVYAGDVGLHYAILGTGDMGRSMENLVCLELMRKMLPGEQLRYWKDRSGAEVDFVVLRGLEAVKAVQVCYDLANERTLRRELTGLSKCSAELKAKYRLLINMDRDEVVEHEGVEIKMLPLLDWLMLSSATSATPSGGP
- a CDS encoding KH domain-containing protein, with translation MKAVRIPKERIGALIGAEGETKAFIESRLGLKLIIDAEGEVSVVEENPDDPVAGMKALDIVKAIGRGFSPQNAYRLLDDMEYLELIDMKDYVGGKAEHLVRLRARVIGSNGKTRRLIEELTGATVSVYGSTIGMIGQPEQVDVARRAVDMILRGSEHATVYRFLERSRGKLRIVEMGFEP
- a CDS encoding serine protein kinase RIO, yielding MPRQDDAYRTLEHTVQRIKSKEYGAVDAEDRKTLDEVFDKPALMSIYKLMKEGYIESVDFPISTGKEANVFRITSPEGKRFALKIYRTSNLTFKRIARYIEGDQRFIGLRGSRRKIIMAWATKEYRNLLRLQEAKVRVPAAIRFHNNLLLMEYLGTEDMPAPMLRNVILEEPTKTYKLILKYMRLAYQKAKLVHGDLSEYNILWMDGPVIIDCGQAMTLDHPNAIEFLRRDISNVNRYFRSLDVDVLDDETTLKQITKGKK
- a CDS encoding Fic family protein; translated protein: MMLNDILDELRSTLLDRANLRSLPESVWKQVAILNTWGTNSIEGNTLSLEEVRVVLEAQRSVPGRPIRDVIETVQHEAAFRGLLLRLDAPITLVTVKELHEQVFRGIKVDAGQWRRVNVRIAGSKHTPPRLEKVVVEMEKWERAYDQKDRDGTNVFALAAQMHSEFERIHAFSDGNGRVGRLLLNLHFLKHNWPPVSVTPIERKRYLDALEKADDGDPRELEALLRVLMASSLLALLDQVGTAEDALVPLRELEKGADRSAKYLSLRAGQGYLPAVKRKGDWLSSKRALRLYDQYHARG
- the eif1A gene encoding translation initiation factor eIF-1A; protein product: MSPDNKYKKPQDAAAVQEEILRTPYPNKKEGEMFGIADQLLGASRIKVMCADGKSRMGRIPGKIRKRMWIREGDLVIVKPWDFQDEKADIRYRYTKTQASYLSRKKALPKSLDVF